The Mesorhizobium sp. B1-1-8 genome contains a region encoding:
- a CDS encoding type II secretion system F family protein produces MPTGQTLLYLIYVLAAASVILAAEALYVTYSKRRSRVKTINRRLTRLVDDAPAEQTLQGLLRERGLSSSGDFLFSLIALNRLYTQSGITGNPASFIAIFIIAGMALALVFSFLLHFSAIPSFAIFLFVAFVLPLLVLQRARARRIQRFAKQLPDALDMIVRSLRAGHPTTVAIALVAREMPDPLGTEFGIVSDEITFGLSLENAVRKLTQRVGFEGLQLLSVSLSIQAKTGGNLTEILSNLSSVLRDRQKLRLKIRALSAEGRVSAWIISLFPIIMLVILMILAPSFYGDVWGSPLIVPVFTIFGAWALLGDFIMYRMVNFDI; encoded by the coding sequence ATGCCGACCGGCCAGACACTACTTTATTTGATTTATGTCCTCGCCGCGGCGTCGGTTATCCTCGCTGCCGAAGCTCTATACGTTACCTATTCCAAACGCCGCTCACGGGTTAAGACGATCAATCGTCGTTTGACCCGACTAGTTGATGATGCTCCGGCTGAACAGACTCTACAGGGATTGCTGCGCGAGCGCGGGCTTTCCAGCTCAGGAGACTTTCTTTTCAGTTTGATCGCACTAAACAGATTGTACACCCAATCTGGCATTACTGGAAATCCGGCGTCATTTATCGCAATATTCATTATTGCCGGTATGGCCCTGGCTCTCGTGTTCTCGTTTCTATTGCATTTCTCTGCCATACCTTCGTTCGCCATCTTTCTATTCGTAGCCTTTGTCTTGCCGCTTCTGGTCCTCCAACGGGCGCGGGCCAGGAGAATCCAGAGATTCGCCAAGCAACTGCCAGATGCCTTGGATATGATTGTACGTTCCCTTCGGGCGGGACATCCAACGACAGTCGCGATAGCCTTGGTCGCCCGTGAAATGCCCGACCCTCTTGGCACCGAATTTGGGATCGTTTCCGACGAAATAACCTTCGGGCTCAGCCTTGAAAATGCAGTGCGCAAACTCACCCAACGCGTCGGCTTCGAGGGACTACAATTGCTATCGGTTTCACTATCGATCCAGGCCAAGACTGGCGGCAACCTTACTGAAATTCTGTCGAACCTATCATCAGTGCTGCGCGATAGGCAGAAACTCAGGTTGAAGATCAGGGCGCTCTCGGCGGAGGGGCGGGTATCCGCGTGGATCATTTCCCTGTTTCCGATCATCATGCTTGTCATCCTCATGATCTTGGCACCGAGCTTTTACGGCGACGTGTGGGGCAGTCCTTTGATCGTGCCTGTGTTTACAATCTTTGGGGCATGGGCGCTGCTGGGTGACTTCATCATGTATCGCATGGTCAATTTCGACATTTGA